From Bacillota bacterium, the proteins below share one genomic window:
- a CDS encoding sugar ABC transporter permease, giving the protein MQEASRILYRVQRQSAPYLFVAPAVIFYLIVTVIPMVMGFWMSLHRWNIIGRRQIWLGLGNYVALFHDPSFWRSLYNSLVYAAGVVPAELVGGLLVAVLLNSGLRLRTFYRLIYYLPVITPVAVAAVIWRWIYDPYYGIFTWAVRTVGLGPRDWLNDTRTAMTAVMIVAVWGGIGFRMVVFLAALQGIPSTFYEAARIDGADTWQLFRAITLPLLKPAVLFVLITSFISSLQVFPLINILTGGGPLDATRVVVYDIFDRAFGDMRFGAAAAMSFMLFAVIMIISLLQWRFLGRDVTYE; this is encoded by the coding sequence ATGCAAGAGGCGTCCCGGATCCTCTACAGGGTGCAGCGCCAATCGGCTCCCTACCTCTTCGTGGCGCCGGCGGTCATCTTCTACCTGATCGTGACGGTCATCCCCATGGTCATGGGGTTCTGGATGAGCCTGCACCGGTGGAACATCATCGGTCGGCGCCAGATATGGCTCGGGCTCGGCAATTACGTCGCACTCTTTCACGACCCGTCGTTCTGGCGCTCCCTGTACAACAGCCTCGTCTACGCAGCCGGAGTCGTGCCGGCCGAACTCGTCGGGGGGCTTCTCGTCGCGGTGCTGCTCAACAGCGGCCTGCGGCTGCGCACCTTTTACCGGCTCATCTACTACCTGCCCGTCATCACGCCGGTGGCGGTGGCGGCCGTGATCTGGAGGTGGATTTACGACCCGTACTACGGCATCTTCACGTGGGCCGTGCGCACCGTGGGGCTTGGCCCTCGGGACTGGCTCAACGACACGCGAACGGCCATGACGGCCGTCATGATCGTGGCCGTCTGGGGCGGCATCGGCTTTCGAATGGTGGTGTTCCTGGCGGCGCTGCAGGGTATCCCGAGCACGTTCTACGAGGCCGCCCGAATCGACGGGGCGGACACGTGGCAGCTCTTCAGGGCCATTACCCTTCCGCTGTTGAAGCCCGCGGTGCTCTTCGTGCTCATTACGAGCTTCATCAGCTCGCTTCAGGTCTTCCCCCTCATCAACATTCTGACGGGCGGTGGGCCGCTGGATGCGACCCGCGTGGTGGTTTACGACATCTTCGACCGGGCCTTCGGTGACATGCGCTTCGGGGCGGCGGCGGCCATGAGCTTCATGCTCTTCGCCGTGATCATGATCATCTCGCTTCTGCAGTGGCGATTCCTCGGGCGGGACGTGACGTACGAATGA
- a CDS encoding carbohydrate ABC transporter permease: MRRYLKSATVYLLLSAGGLTMLVPFAWLILSSIKPLPEVMRYPPTFIPEQPTLDNFRQVFKTVPFGRYYLNSVIVSVPTTLVTVLTCTMAGFGFAKYRFAGRSVLFWVILSTMMIPYPATIVPLYVMAHRAGLVDSYAGLIVVHLSSAFGIFMMRQFLSTLPDEMMDAARIDGASEARILVQIVLPHAKPAMAALSLFTFTGYWNAYIWPLIVVNSERLKTLPIAIPEFSGQYFSFQNLINAASLMAIAPVLLIFLLAQRYMVEGIAFTGSKG; the protein is encoded by the coding sequence ATGAGGCGGTATCTCAAGTCTGCCACTGTCTACTTGCTGCTCTCGGCCGGCGGGCTGACCATGCTCGTCCCCTTCGCGTGGCTCATCCTCTCCTCCATCAAGCCGCTCCCGGAAGTGATGCGCTACCCGCCCACGTTCATCCCGGAGCAGCCCACGCTCGACAACTTCCGGCAGGTGTTCAAGACCGTTCCGTTCGGGCGGTACTACCTCAACTCCGTCATCGTATCGGTCCCGACCACGCTCGTCACCGTGCTGACCTGCACGATGGCGGGCTTCGGGTTCGCCAAGTACCGGTTCGCGGGGCGGTCGGTGTTGTTCTGGGTCATCCTGAGCACCATGATGATCCCCTACCCGGCCACCATCGTGCCCCTCTATGTGATGGCCCACCGCGCGGGGCTGGTGGACTCCTACGCGGGGCTCATCGTGGTGCACCTGTCCAGCGCTTTCGGCATCTTCATGATGCGCCAGTTCTTGAGCACGCTGCCTGACGAAATGATGGATGCCGCCCGGATCGACGGGGCCAGCGAAGCGCGCATCCTCGTTCAAATCGTGCTGCCTCACGCCAAGCCGGCCATGGCCGCCCTCAGCCTGTTCACGTTCACCGGGTACTGGAACGCCTACATCTGGCCCCTGATCGTGGTCAACTCTGAACGCCTCAAGACGCTGCCCATCGCCATCCCGGAGTTCTCCGGGCAGTACTTCAGCTTCCAGAACCTCATCAACGCGGCGTCGCTGATGGCCATCGCGCCGGTGCTCCTCATCTTCCTCCTCGCCCAGCGCTACATGGTCGAGGGCATCGCGTTCACGGGCTCGAAGGGGTAG